ACCGGCCGATTTCGGAGTAAAGAACCCGGATCAACTGCCCCCGCTTGGGCACTGAAATACCAAGCAATTTCTCCGTCGCCAAGGCGAAGGCATGCTCCTGGTTCATCGGTGCGCAATAATCCAGCCGGTCGAAATACGGCACCGCCTGCAAATACGTCTTCTGCTCGATCAGCTTTTCCGTGCCGCGATGCAAGAGGCCGATATGCGGATCAACGCGGGTGACCACCTCGCCATCAAGGTCCAGCACCATGCGCAACACGCCGTGCGCCGCGGGATGCTGCGGGCCGAAGTTGATCGAGAAACTGCGGGTGGAAACTTCGCTCATCACTTCGCCTTTTCATCGCCCGGCAGCACATAGGTCGTGCCTTCCCAGGGCGAGAGATAGTCAAACTGCCGGAACTCCTGCACCAGCTTCACGGGCTCGTAGACAACGCGCTTCTGTTCGTCGTCGTAACGCACCTCGACATAGCCTGTGGTCGGGAAATCCTTTCGCAGCGGATGACCCTGAAACCCGTAGTCGGTGAGCATGCGGCGCAAATCCGGGTGGCCCGCGAACACAATGCCGTACATGTCGTAGGCCTCGCGCTCGAACCAGTTGGCACCCGGGAAAATCGAAACTGCCGACGGCACGTCGTCGGCCTCGCCTGCTTCCACCTTCACCCGTACGCGCAGGTTCTTGTAGGGGCTGAGCAGGTGATAGACGACGTCGAAGCGCTTCTCGCGCTCAGGATAATCCGCCGCCGTGATGTCGATGAAACTCACGAAGAGGCACTCCGCATCGTCGCGAAGGAAGGTCAGCACATCGAGAATGCGGCTCCGCTCGGCAATGAGCGTCAACTCGCCATAGGCGATGGTGCCGGAGACGAGGGCATCGCCCAACCGGGCCTTGGCATGATCTGAGAGGGCGGAGAGTTTTTCAGACATGTCAGCGCTCGATCGTTCCGGTGCGGCGGATCTTCTTCTGCAGCATCAGCACGCCGTAGAGCAGCGCCTCGGCCGTGGGCGGGCAGCCCGGAATGTAGATATCGACCGGCACGATGCGGTCGCAGCCGCGCACCACCGAATACGAATAGTGATAGTAGCCGCCACCATTGGCACAGGAACCCATGGAGATCACATAGCGCGGCTCCGGCATCTGGTCGTAGACCTTGCGCAGCGCCGGGGCCATCTTGTTGGTCAGCGTGCCGGCGACGATCATCACGTCCGACTGGCGGGGCGATGCGCGCGGCGCGAAGCCGAAGCGTTCCACGTCATAACGCGGCATGGAGGTGTGCATCATTTCAACCGCGCAGCAGGCGAGGCCGAAGGTCATCCACATCAGTGAACCCGTGCGGGCCCAGTTGATCAGGTCATCCGACGTCGTGACGAGGAACCCCTTGTCGGCGAGCTCCGCGTTGATCTCGGTAAAATACTCACGCTGCTCGGGTGTTGCGGTTTCGATCAATCCCATTCGAGCGCACCTTTCCGCCATTCATAGATGAAGCCGATGGTCAGCACGGCGAGGAAGATCATCATCGACCAGAAGCCGAACACGCCGATCTTGCCGAGGCTCACCGCCCACGGGAACAGGAAGGCCACTTCCAGGTCGAAGATGATGAAGAGGATGGAGACGAGATAGAAGCGCACGTCGAACTTCATGCGCGCATCGTCGAAGGCATTGAACCCGCATTCATAGGCCGAGAGTTTCTCGGGATCGGGCTTGCGATAGGCAATCAGCATGGGCGCGATCATCAGCGCCAGCGCGATGAATGTTGCGATTCCCATGAAGATCGCAATGGGCAGATAAGATTGCAGAAGTTCCGGCATGACCCCTCGGCACCGGGGGTCGTTGGACTCGCCCCCAATCTGCCGCGTTGGTAGCGCAGCGCACAGGTGCCTGCAAGGTTTTATGGCCGTTTTGTGCGCGGCAAAATGCAACTGTATCAGAACCCTGCGCCCGTCCTGCACGGTCCGGAAAAGCAAAAGGCTGCCCGAAGGCAGCCTCTTGATTGCAACCAGTAAATGGCGCGAGTGACGGGGCTCGAACCCGCGACCTTCGGCGTGACAGGCCGACGCTCTAACCAACTGAGCTACACCCGCTTGGGTGGGCGCCGAATAGAGGGGCATCCCCACCCTGTCAAGCGGGTTCCGAAAATTAGAACGATGAACCGTCCTTTTTGACGAACTTGTATTTTCCGCCGTCCGGCAGGGCCTTCATGTCGATGTCGCTGTAGTGGGCGATTTCACCCTCTTTCCGCGATCCCACCTCAAGATACAGCGCCCGTTTCGACGTGCGGTTCTGCAGGCAATGACCGTTGCCGTTTCCGGCCTTGAAGCCCGCGCACATGCCGGGCGTGAGCACGTGTTCGCCGGAATCATCCACCAGAACCAGTTCCCCTTCCAGCACGTAGACGAACTCGTCTTCCTGCTCGTGCCAGTGCCGTTGCGCCGACCATGAGCCAGGCTCGATCACCGCCAGGTTCACGCCAAACTGGTCCAGGCCGAACTGGTCCCCCAGCACATACTTGGCCCGTCCGATGCACGGCGCATTGTGCGGCGCCGGATAACGCGACCCCCGCCGCGGTTCCCCCGACATGGCGACGGCGGTGGATGGCGTTTTCGTCATGCAGGCTCCTTTTCCTTCGCCTCGATCTGGTTCACGGCATCCACAACCGCATCAAACGTCAGCAGCGTGGAGGCATGGCGCGCCTTGAAGTCGCGCACCGGCAGCAGCGCTTCGCAATCTGCCCAGCGCCCGGTGGGCGGAGGCCCCTCCTCTTTCAGCATCTTGTGCATGGTGTCGCGCAAGGCCTTGAGATCATCCGCACGCGATCCCACCACATGCCGCGCCATGATGGACGAAGACGCCTGCCCCAGCGCGCACGCCTTCACGTCATGGCCGAAATCGGTAACGACCCCGTCCTGCATCTTCAGGTCCACCGTCACCTTGGAACCACACAATTTGGAGTGTGCAACGGCGGTTGCGTCTGCGTCCGGCAGGCGCCGCAGCAGTGGAATATCAGCCGCCAATCCCAGAATCTTTTTGTTGTAAACGTCATTGATCATGCGCATATCACCCCACGCGGGCAGCCTG
The nucleotide sequence above comes from Hyphomicrobiales bacterium. Encoded proteins:
- a CDS encoding iron-sulfur cluster assembly scaffold protein — its product is MINDVYNKKILGLAADIPLLRRLPDADATAVAHSKLCGSKVTVDLKMQDGVVTDFGHDVKACALGQASSSIMARHVVGSRADDLKALRDTMHKMLKEEGPPPTGRWADCEALLPVRDFKARHASTLLTFDAVVDAVNQIEAKEKEPA
- a CDS encoding NADH-quinone oxidoreductase subunit B, which encodes MGLIETATPEQREYFTEINAELADKGFLVTTSDDLINWARTGSLMWMTFGLACCAVEMMHTSMPRYDVERFGFAPRASPRQSDVMIVAGTLTNKMAPALRKVYDQMPEPRYVISMGSCANGGGYYHYSYSVVRGCDRIVPVDIYIPGCPPTAEALLYGVLMLQKKIRRTGTIER
- a CDS encoding NADH-quinone oxidoreductase subunit C — its product is MSEKLSALSDHAKARLGDALVSGTIAYGELTLIAERSRILDVLTFLRDDAECLFVSFIDITAADYPEREKRFDVVYHLLSPYKNLRVRVKVEAGEADDVPSAVSIFPGANWFEREAYDMYGIVFAGHPDLRRMLTDYGFQGHPLRKDFPTTGYVEVRYDDEQKRVVYEPVKLVQEFRQFDYLSPWEGTTYVLPGDEKAK
- a CDS encoding cupin domain-containing protein — translated: MTKTPSTAVAMSGEPRRGSRYPAPHNAPCIGRAKYVLGDQFGLDQFGVNLAVIEPGSWSAQRHWHEQEDEFVYVLEGELVLVDDSGEHVLTPGMCAGFKAGNGNGHCLQNRTSKRALYLEVGSRKEGEIAHYSDIDMKALPDGGKYKFVKKDGSSF
- a CDS encoding NADH-quinone oxidoreductase subunit A encodes the protein MGIATFIALALMIAPMLIAYRKPDPEKLSAYECGFNAFDDARMKFDVRFYLVSILFIIFDLEVAFLFPWAVSLGKIGVFGFWSMMIFLAVLTIGFIYEWRKGALEWD